Proteins encoded by one window of bacterium:
- the aroA gene encoding 3-phosphoshikimate 1-carboxyvinyltransferase: MNLTINPVSAIWGRLSVPGDKSISHRALMLAAVAEGESRITGLAAGADVQSTRQCLRQLGVAIQAEGNNILVHGKGFLGLRPAPQALDAGNSGTTMRLLSGIVAGCPFTTMMHGDASLNRRPMQRIIAPLQRMGARLESLPEGTAPLTIHGGNLKGIRYEMPMASAQVKSCILFAGLQAEGETTVIEPLPTRDHSERMLAAMGAELRVTANAVTIRPGRLRPAMITVPGDFSSAAFLIAAAVLLPASDLLLANVNVNPTRIGLLHVLQEMGAALDLEELPGSGGEPVAHVRARHGTLQAANVTPQQIPQLIDEIPILAVLATQAEGQTIITGAQELRVKESDRLAALAVNLRAMGAMVEELPDGLIITGPVRLRGAVIDSHGDHRIAMAFAIAGLIAASPVTIRQAECADISFPGFFDLLRRHCR, from the coding sequence ATGAATCTGACCATCAATCCCGTCAGCGCCATTTGGGGCCGGCTGAGTGTTCCCGGCGACAAATCCATTTCGCATCGCGCATTGATGCTGGCTGCGGTGGCGGAGGGCGAAAGCCGCATTACCGGTCTCGCGGCCGGCGCAGATGTGCAAAGCACACGGCAATGCTTGCGGCAACTCGGCGTTGCAATTCAAGCTGAAGGCAACAACATTCTCGTTCATGGCAAGGGATTCTTGGGTTTGCGACCGGCGCCGCAAGCGCTCGACGCGGGAAACTCCGGCACCACGATGCGCTTGCTCAGCGGTATTGTGGCAGGATGTCCCTTCACCACCATGATGCACGGCGACGCCTCGCTCAACCGCCGGCCGATGCAGAGAATCATTGCGCCATTGCAGCGCATGGGCGCCCGCCTCGAATCCTTGCCGGAGGGCACCGCGCCGCTCACCATTCATGGCGGAAATCTGAAAGGCATTCGTTATGAAATGCCGATGGCCTCGGCACAGGTGAAGAGCTGCATTTTGTTCGCGGGTTTGCAGGCGGAAGGCGAGACCACAGTAATCGAACCGCTGCCGACGCGCGATCACAGCGAGCGCATGCTGGCCGCCATGGGCGCGGAGTTGCGCGTTACCGCCAATGCCGTGACGATCCGTCCCGGCCGTTTGCGGCCTGCCATGATCACGGTGCCCGGCGATTTTTCCTCGGCGGCGTTTTTGATCGCAGCAGCGGTGCTGCTGCCCGCCAGCGATTTGCTGCTGGCCAATGTCAACGTCAATCCGACGCGCATTGGTTTGCTGCATGTGCTGCAGGAGATGGGCGCGGCCCTCGACCTCGAAGAACTGCCCGGCAGCGGTGGCGAGCCGGTGGCGCATGTGCGCGCCCGCCACGGCACGCTGCAGGCGGCAAACGTGACGCCGCAGCAGATTCCGCAGTTGATCGATGAGATTCCGATTTTGGCCGTGCTGGCAACGCAGGCGGAAGGGCAAACGATCATCACCGGCGCGCAGGAATTGCGCGTGAAGGAGAGCGATCGCCTCGCGGCGCTGGCGGTCAACTTACGGGCGATGGGAGCAATGGTCGAGGAATTGCCGGATGGTTTGATCATCACCGGGCCGGTGCGGTTGCGCGGCGCGGTAATCGATTCTCATGGCGATCACCGCATTGCCATGGCCTTTGCGATTGCCGGATTGATCGCGGCTTCACCGGTCACCATTCGGCAAGCCGAGTGTGCGGATATTTCCTTCCCCGGCTTTTTTGATTTGCTGCGCCGGCATTGCCGGTGA